One Bombus fervidus isolate BK054 chromosome 2, iyBomFerv1, whole genome shotgun sequence DNA segment encodes these proteins:
- the LOC139993224 gene encoding uncharacterized protein, with amino-acid sequence MDVSKNHQKYKHYTCLCFSVMGQRRFRVSMGVLIASPEAGDASVNIIPQMKKHSAISGEPATSFISTISERNATNQTALMDVSNYNSTNSMNKDDTQDRHTVLMENNVFDKMCNSTINDSCQFPYYRSNRSDSKCPDAVLVKDVGVSCMLLNQNTFEIQFPQTKTLIKHLKKEYNDLTDIANRITTYTKDILSHLPKKNQRKHQLLKNLADSKHAIASQYVDSKGNLCLKLRLFSNAETQCMTEQVVKDFDNTLCKSKYITKELHSKNCNYYNHFVTNLNKNKSFMHMYVAKTQILDKGHPTLEERNMKSKYEQDTSFQRRNAETNIPNSTSSSISSIYNHLMMRKKKTSNESSTPKLKKRDDIHKYGMVEKFSDDKHYTNQLKLKNHSPVTFTNWKEISKSTQSKNKTLSILSYESQQMANAKNKIKQGEFINYNTVNNISNTKFHTVNIRIVKKSKKNV; translated from the exons ATGGATGTTTCTAAAAACCATCAGAAATACAAACATTACACATGCCTGTGTTTTTCAGTAATGGGACAAAGAAGATTTAGAGTTTCG ATGGGTGTCCTTATTGCTTCTCCGGAAGCAGGAGATGCATCAGTTAACATTATACCACAAATGAAGAAACATTCTGCTATTTCTGGAGAACCTGCTACGAGTTTCATTTCCACAATATCAGAAAGAAATGCTACTAATCAAACTGCTCTAATGGATGTATCGAATTATAATTCCACTAATAGTATGAATAAAGATGACACACAAGACAGACACACagttttaatggaaaataatGTTTTTGATAAGATGTGCAATTCTACAATTAATGATAGCTGCCAGTTCCCCTATTATAG gaGCAATAGAAGTGATAGCAAATGCCCTGATGCAGTTTTGGTAAAAGATGTAGGTGTATCATGTATGCTTTTAAACCAAAATACGTTTGAAATACAATTCCCTCAAACAAAAACTCTGATTAAGCATCTTAAGAAAGAATACAATGATTTAACTGATATTGCAAATAGAATAACTACATATACAAAAGATATATTAAGTCATTTACCaaagaaaaatcaaagaaagcatcagcttcttaaaaatttg gcAGATTCAAAACATGCAATAGCATCTCAGTATGTAGATAGTAAAGGTAATCTCTGTTTAAAATTGAGACTTTTTAGTAATGCTGAAACCCAGTGTATGACTGAGCAAGTTGTTAAGGATTTTGACAATACATTATGCAAAAGCAAATATATTACGAAGGAATTGCAcagtaaaaattgtaattattacaatcattttgtaacaaatttaaacaaaaataaaagttttatgcatatgtatgtagCAAAAACACAAATCTTGGATAAAGGTCATCCAACACTTGAAGAGagaaatatgaaatcaaaatacGAACAAGACACGTCCTTTCAGCGAAGGAATGCGGAAACAAACATTCCAAATTCAACATCATCTAgtatttcttcaatttataatcatttaatgatgagaaagaaaaaaacatcAAATGAATCGTCAACCCCCAAATTAAAAAAACGTGATGACATACATAAATATGGCATGGTTGAAAAATTTAGTGATGATAAACACTACACAAATCagttaaagttaaaaaatcaTAGTCCAGTAACATTTACTAAttggaaagaaatttcaaaatcgacACAatccaaaaataaaacattgtcTATTCTTTCTTATGAATCACAACAAATG GCTAACgcgaaaaacaaaattaaacaagGAGAATTTATTAACTATAACACAGTTAACAATATATCGAATACAAAGTTTCATACAGTTAATATCcgaattgtaaaaaaaagtaaaaaaaatgtataa
- the LOC139993229 gene encoding uncharacterized protein isoform X2: protein MISDEYKQHNTWNNIKINNDIYMVSVTQKDDIIKVFLTNLIEIWIDTLTKEIILDRCRKLNRLLNIEALDYNDIILNVLNDMSKYIINATVEHIELQVQVERCLMKFELNLTKGTSEDFWDFITKPLCISSMEIIHQHKFLLDLIRRKDEEIAEYKAEGAKLIRKNIETKPFKDEQFKITISNPNIIDCTNAFQSMVNFYNKLNLYKRSTIPRESTSSSINDAGDIHKMEQNIISSVQNDDNNMCKHEDTFIQKSTESIHSENKQQGEDTTSKKITKNKTGTTNMVHRPKKLKKEPEHLPEMLPRRENKKIKRKRCRQCTVNGLRKETNYYCSGCRDNPGLCLGKCFKEYHKLS from the exons ATGATTTCTGATGAATATAAACAACACAATACGTGgaataacataaaaataaataatgatatttacATGGTTTCTGTTACACAAAAAGATGACATAATTAAAGTTTTCCTAACTAATCTTATAGAAATATGGATTGACACATTgacaaaagaaattattttggatAGATGTCGg AAGTTAAATCgacttttaaatattgaagCTCTTGATTATAATGAcattatattaaatgttttgAACGATATgtcaaaatatattatcaatgCAACTGTGGAACATATCGAGTTGCAAGTTCAAGTAGAACGttgtttaatgaaatttgaactAAATTTAACAAAAGGAACATCAGAAGATTTTTGGGATTTTATAACTAAACCTCTATGCATATCATCAATGGAAATTATTCATCAGCACAAATTTCTTTTAGATTTAATAAGAAGGAAAGATGAAGAAATTGCTGAATATAAAGCAGAAGGTGCAAAATTAATAAGAA AGAATATTGAAACAAAACCTTTTAAAGATGAACAGTTCAAAATAACTATTTCTAATCCAAATATTATTGATTGCACAAATGCATTCCAAAGCATggtgaatttttataataaacttaatttatacaaacgtAGTACAATTCCTAGAGAATCTACAAG TAGCAGCATTAATGATGCTGGTGACATCCACAAAATGGAGCAGAATATTATTAGTTCTGTTCAGAATGATGATAACAATATGTGTAAACATGAGGATACTTTTATACAAAAGAGCACGGAATCTATACATTCTGAAAATAAACAGCAAGGCGAAGATACAACTAGCAAGAAAATAACTAAGAATAAAACTGGAACCACAAATATGGTACATAGGcctaaaaagttaaaaaaag AACCTGAACATCTACCTGAAATGTTACCCAgacgagaaaataaaaagataaaacggAAAAGGTGTCGACAATGCACTGTCAATGGTTTACGGAAAGAAACTAATTACTATTGTTCTGGCTGTAGAGATAATCCTGGTTTGTGTTTAGGCAAATGTTTTAAGGAATATCATAAACTTTCATga
- the LOC139993262 gene encoding leucine-rich melanocyte differentiation-associated protein: MAEQSQQDFNRSGLTVRCGRAWYTGQRAEKIPGGLVGVVGNDCTSLDLSYNELTSISSVKHFCRLQELILDNNKLRDLKTLPCIPSLTTLSLNNNKITDIDHSLRRIQECCPNVVYVSLLGNPGCPDQLTNPTSTDDEDYNRYRLYAIYVLPSTLRFLDSRPVTRHERNDAERRGKFSRTVKLAPELSPKFLPNPMEEFDDIFFNVHYTPLPRSIRDPLDHKGAFGKCKYRYSGKNSEGNRFISNNDL, encoded by the exons ATGGCGGAACAGAGCCAACAAGATTTTAATAGGAGTGGATTGACAGTACGGTGTGGGCGG GCTTGGTATACGGGACAACGAGCAGAAAAGATACCCGGAGGATTAGTGGGTGTCGTTGGTAATGATTGTACGAGTTTAGATTTGTCATATAATGAACTAACCTCTATCAGCTCTGTTAAACACTTCTGCAGACTACAGGAATTGATACTCGACAATAATAAACTGCGGGACCTAAAGACGTTACCTTGTATACCGAGTTTGACTACACTCAGTTTAAACAATAACAAG ATAACAGACATAGACCACTCGTTGAGAAGGATACAGGAATGTTGTCCAAATGTGGTGTATGTGAGTCTGCTTGGCAATCCAGGATGTCCCGATCAGTTGACTAACCCAACATCAACGGACGACGAGGATTATAATCGTTACAGGCTGTACGCGATATACGTATTACCTTCGACTCTTCGCTTTCTTGATTCACGTCCCGTAACGCGACATGAACGAAATGATGCCGAAAGACGAGGAAAATTCTCAAGGACTGTGAAATTGGCCCCAGAATTGtcaccgaaattccttccgaATCCGATGGAAGAGTTCGACGATATCTTCTTCAATGTTCATTATACGCCTTTGCCAAGGTCAATTCGCGATCCTCTTGATCACAAAG gaGCATTTGGAAAGTGTAAATACCGTTACTCAGGAAAAAATTCGGAAGGAAATCggtttatttcaaataacgaTCTTTAA
- the LOC139993229 gene encoding uncharacterized protein isoform X1 translates to MISDEYKQHNTWNNIKINNDIYMVSVTQKDDIIKVFLTNLIEIWIDTLTKEIILDRCRKLNRLLNIEALDYNDIILNVLNDMSKYIINATVEHIELQVQVERCLMKFELNLTKGTSEDFWDFITKPLCISSMEIIHQHKFLLDLIRRKDEEIAEYKAEGAKLIRKNIETKPFKDEQFKITISNPNIIDCTNAFQSMVNFYNKLNLYKRSTIPRESTSSSSINDAGDIHKMEQNIISSVQNDDNNMCKHEDTFIQKSTESIHSENKQQGEDTTSKKITKNKTGTTNMVHRPKKLKKEPEHLPEMLPRRENKKIKRKRCRQCTVNGLRKETNYYCSGCRDNPGLCLGKCFKEYHKLS, encoded by the exons ATGATTTCTGATGAATATAAACAACACAATACGTGgaataacataaaaataaataatgatatttacATGGTTTCTGTTACACAAAAAGATGACATAATTAAAGTTTTCCTAACTAATCTTATAGAAATATGGATTGACACATTgacaaaagaaattattttggatAGATGTCGg AAGTTAAATCgacttttaaatattgaagCTCTTGATTATAATGAcattatattaaatgttttgAACGATATgtcaaaatatattatcaatgCAACTGTGGAACATATCGAGTTGCAAGTTCAAGTAGAACGttgtttaatgaaatttgaactAAATTTAACAAAAGGAACATCAGAAGATTTTTGGGATTTTATAACTAAACCTCTATGCATATCATCAATGGAAATTATTCATCAGCACAAATTTCTTTTAGATTTAATAAGAAGGAAAGATGAAGAAATTGCTGAATATAAAGCAGAAGGTGCAAAATTAATAAGAA AGAATATTGAAACAAAACCTTTTAAAGATGAACAGTTCAAAATAACTATTTCTAATCCAAATATTATTGATTGCACAAATGCATTCCAAAGCATggtgaatttttataataaacttaatttatacaaacgtAGTACAATTCCTAGAGAATCTACAAG CAGTAGCAGCATTAATGATGCTGGTGACATCCACAAAATGGAGCAGAATATTATTAGTTCTGTTCAGAATGATGATAACAATATGTGTAAACATGAGGATACTTTTATACAAAAGAGCACGGAATCTATACATTCTGAAAATAAACAGCAAGGCGAAGATACAACTAGCAAGAAAATAACTAAGAATAAAACTGGAACCACAAATATGGTACATAGGcctaaaaagttaaaaaaag AACCTGAACATCTACCTGAAATGTTACCCAgacgagaaaataaaaagataaaacggAAAAGGTGTCGACAATGCACTGTCAATGGTTTACGGAAAGAAACTAATTACTATTGTTCTGGCTGTAGAGATAATCCTGGTTTGTGTTTAGGCAAATGTTTTAAGGAATATCATAAACTTTCATga